A region of the Ranitomeya imitator isolate aRanImi1 chromosome 10, aRanImi1.pri, whole genome shotgun sequence genome:
GACCGCGCGCTGCAGCGATCCCGACCAGCTTGAAAACATTGCTTATAAGCAGAGTAGAAAACAATCTGTAAtatcagcggtggtcggtctcctcggcaacgagcAGCTGACAAAAAAGAAAGTGTCAATATCTCaaaaacggctgcaaattttaattgGCAGTAAACTGCAAAATTGCTCTTCTTGATAAGCTCTATCCAACAAAAcccgtttctaaaaaaaaaaacgaggaatGACACTTTTAAGTAACCCTATACGTTTTACAGGACCGCAAGAATCTCGACGGTCGCTTTGGTATGACCACACAGAGGAACGAGACGCCATCATTAAAACATATCATCACTTTAATGAACGTTCAAGGATATGTGATTATACGTAGGATGACTTGTAAACAATATACATAGAAATGAGCGCCGCCTTATGGCGGAAATACACGGGAGCGTGAATGGCGGGTTTTTTGTAGACAAATGGTGTGTCTGTCACTTTGTACTATACTAACAATTTCGCCGGTAGTCACCACTTATCGAGGATGCTGCAGGTCCCTGGTCTTACTTCTCTTGGCCCTTaggtttaaaggggttgtgccattTTCTAATACTGGACCACCCATGTAGTGTTCAGTCGGCCTTCCCGCCCCATCACACCTGCGCGCCGCTCCTCGTGCTGCTACCACCAGGACTAGGTCGAAGCGAGTACAAAATACCATAAGGCGAGTGATGAGCAGTCCTGCGCGGACTTTAGCTCCATTATTTTACATGAATgcgatcgaagacctaaaatatgcGGCGACATGGCGGCCCTTAGTCGTGGGGTCTCACATTCATTTCACTAACACAAGCTACAGAAATGAACTTTCTGCGTTTAGAGACCCAAATAAGGAGCCCTgggttagaaaaaaaataaaacttaaaaaGGGAAGCGGTCACGGAGAACAATCTGTGGACAGTAGGGTCTAGAGGTAAAGCGTCGCACAATGACAGTGTATAGGGAAAGGTTCAGCATAACTTGCATTTTAATAATTGAAGTCCTTGGTGTTTGCATGCATAGAAGTCCAGTAAGCGGTTCTACTCAAGTCCAGtacaatcactagtaggaccgcccattgGACTCAGAGTGGGACCGCCCACTCTGAGTCcaatgggcggtcctactagtgattgacagctatttcTGCATGCAGTCATACAAGGAAGAGTGTcagagtaggaccacccactggactcgtaTTTTATTAATTGAAGTCCTTGGTGTTTGTATGCATACGAGTCCAGAGGGTAGTTCTACTGACAACGCTTCCTTGTATGACTGCGTGCAAAAAATATCTGTCAATCACTAGTAAGACAGCTCCCTGGACTcatgagtaggaccgcccactggacccgtATGCGCAAAAACACCAAGTAATTGAAGTCCTTGGTGTTTGTGTGCATACAGGTCCAGGGGGCGGTCCTACTCAAGTCCAGTGGGCAGTTCTGCTAGTGATTGACAGTTAGCTTTGCATAGATAGTCATATAAGAAAGTGTCAAAgtgggaccgcccactggacttgcAAGTAGGACCGCCCACCAGACTCATGCATACAAAACAGGGATTTCAATGAAAAAAACTGCACGTTTTACAATAAACGATGGTGATCTCGCCCAACTGTCCCATACTCTGTGCCGAAAGCGCCTGTGTTCTCGATAAGACCCCCCCGGTCAGATATATCTGGCCGTGGCGAAGAACAAAAGGATCATCAGCCCGATATAGGACACGCCAGATCTCTTATCTCCCCCCTAAAACAACGATTCACATTAGACTGTGACGAACCTGCTGATATCTGCCGATTCGGCCGACGTCAGACCACCGTGTATTGGGGTCTTAAGTCTGTAAATAAGTAGTGGTCCATTAAGAGAATGCAAACGGCTGGTAACAGAGCAATTGAGCGCACAGTTAGAAATTGAAATACCATATATAAccattgcttaaaaaaaaaaaaaagtttcatagatttaaaaaaataatcatgatttgcaaaaaaaaagtgaaccCAGGATTTGGGGGCAAATACCGAGGGCGCGGGGAGAGACGCTGCAGAATCAGACACTGACCAGGTGGTGGTCTCGCCCATCGTCCTGCCTGGTGGGAAGCAGCATCTCTCCATCGACAGGAAAGGAGAAATCGATAAGCCAAAATGAGACTTCTCCATGTAGGACGCTAACTGTACAATGAGGTCTTCACTCTCCTATGCGGTGGTCTGCAAGCTACAGGCCGTGCAGGGTGCAGACCACCGGTGTAGTGTACGCAGATCGGCATCGACTTGCAGGGAGCAGGAATAATTGTTTTTCTGCAGAGACCGCCTCATTGTACCCCCCAAAAAACGAGAAAGTACCAAATCTTAGTAAAAGAAGAGAAAGCGTGCCTTTCTGCTATATGGTCTCCTTACACATTGGAGAATCTCCCCCAATAGTCTCCGGTCCACACCTGAAAAGCTCATTGAATATAAGAGAATGTAaaacatatataaaatatatacagaatatatatttACATGCAAATCCcagcatataaaaaaaataagGAAGTGTCGACCCAGACGGAGGGAGTGTGCAAACTGCGATCCTTTGTAGTAAAACGAAGCATCTTGCCCTGATGCACGGAAGGGTTGGGAGAAGAGGGGGGGATTTGTTCGGACTACAGAGGAGCCCCCCTCAGCGCATGGGATGGGTCTATTGGATGGTGTTGGCTGAAGAGAGTACCATTCATGCGCACCAACAATGCCCGGTTCTCCATGAGTGGTCTAAGCCCCTCCCTAGGCAGCTGCTGCGGCGCCTCTCTCTCTCTGCCCGGGCCAACTGGGCGGCTGGTGGCAGCGCGAGGTTACAGGATCACACAGGGGCAGCTTTTAGACTCTTTCTTCTTGGGGTGAACAGCCGGGGTCGGGGGGCACTCCAGCTCTTGGAATTTTCTACaaaggaagaaaataaaaaaaaatttagtaACCGTATAAAATAATGCAGACCCTTTATAGATCTTAAAAAAAAGGGACAACCAAGGGGTCTTCAAGATAAACTAATCAGAGGAGTCGAATTAACAGATtagtaacttcgtaaatacccattTCCCAATTAAAGCTCCTCAAGTTTTACACTGATGACGCCAATAATTTACTCCCACCCCCTCCCGTGATGCAATGACGGGATTAACAGTATCCCACAGATGATGAGAGTTATGCTCCTGTAACGTGTCATGGCTGTGGGGTGAGGTCAGAGCCACCGCGCTGAACTCTGGGAGGATTACACCATGGAGGAAGCGTCTGCTCTTCGTCTGCTGTCTGACTTACGGACAGCCTCAAATATCGAAATTAACTTCCAAGTGCGGCACAGGGCAAACCAAAGATGGAGGCACCGTCCCCTACGCTCTCAGGAGTGGCGATTGCACCGGTTATAGTCTAGCAATACGCCCTTTACCTTCTTTTTGTAGCGAAATGTTGCACAAATCTTACAAAAAGCTTTAATGATGtctaacaaaaaaaggaaaaaaaagatctTGCACTCTACCCCACCACAAAGATTTTGACACTGAGAAGTCTCAACTGATAATTTAGCTAAAACATCTAGATAATAAAAAAACAACccagattaaaaataaaaaataaaaagaccaACACCGACGTAAAATGGTGCAAAAGCCAAaatctgcttaaaaaaaaaaactcctgaaaAAGGTGCAAAAAATGGTTCATCAGGACGACTCTCCTGAATTGTAAGTTTTTTGTACATTCTGCTGAAGATACTTTGTCTTTGGATATCTGCCCCTGTGACACTTTCACAAGCCGGGCGAGTGACAGGAGCACGGACTCTGCACTACCTGCCCATCTTATAGGAATGCTTCAGACTGCAGATGTAaatgcaaaatagaaaaaaaaaatcaaaaggtaAGAAAATGGATTTGCAGGACCCCGGTCCGGCGGTCAcgtctgctctgcgggtgcagcagACAGAACTGTGAACCTGCTCCATTATCATCAATTCCCACTCTTTTTTTGGGGGCACTATGTTATGGGCATTTTATATATAccgaaatacactgctcaaaaaataaagggaacacttaaacaacagaatctaacgccaagtaaatcaaacttctgtgaaatcaaactgtccacttaggaagcaacactgattgacaatcaatttcacatgctgttgtgcaaatggaatagacaacagatggaaattattggcaattatcaagaccccctcaataaaggagtggttctgcaggtggggaccacagaccacatctcagtaccaatgctttctggctgatgttttggcacttttgaatgttggttgtgctttcacactcgtggtagcatgagacggactctacaacccacacatgtggctcaggtagtgcagctcatccaggatggcacatcaatgcgagctgtggcaagatggtttgctgtgtgtcagagtagtgtccagaggctggaggcgctaccaggagacaggccagtacaccaggagatgtggagggggccataggagggcaacaacccagcagcaggaccgctacctcagcctttgtgcaaggaggaacgagcactgccagagccctgcaaaatgacctccagcaggccaaaaatatgcatgtgtctgcacaaatggttagaaaccgactccatgaggatggtctgagtgcccaacgtccacagatgggggttgtgctcacagcccaacaccgtgcagggacgcttggcatttgccacagaacaccaggattggcaaattcacccctTGTGCCCGGTGctcctcacagatgaaagcaggttcacactgagcacatgtgacagatgtgacagagtctggagacgccgtggagagcgatctgctgcctgcaacatccttcagcatgaccggtttggcagtgggtaatggtgtggggtggcatttctttggagggccgcacagtcctccatgtgctcgccagaggtagcctgactgccattaggtaccgagatgagatcctccgaccccttgtgagaccatatgctggtgcggttggccctgggttcctcctaatacaggacaatgccagacctcgtgactggagtgtgtcagcagttcctgcaagatgaaggcattgaagctatggactggcccgaccattgcccagacctgaatcagattgaacacatctgggacatcatgtctcgctccatccaccaacatcacgttgcaccacagactgtccaggagttggcagatgctttagtcccggtctgggaggagatccctcaggcgaCCATCCGCCGCCTGATCAGGAACATGCCCagacgttgtacagtagggagatcatacaggcacatggaggccacacacaatactgagcatcttttccttgtcttggggcatttccactgaagttggatcagcctgtattttccactttgattttgagcatcattccaactccagacctccatgagatattagttgtcatttacgttgataatttttagtttttattcttctcaacacattccactatgcaatgaatgaaatattccagttgtaaatctttattcagtgatatctaggatgtgggattttagcgttccctttattttttgagcaatattatatatatacacacacaaaaaaaggcataaaataaatatttattttatacatttttttttacgttGAGTGTGTAAATGataaaagcaaagaaaaaaaattgtatttacaaaaataacaaatatatataatgaaaaatatGTATAAAATACTAATATTCTATATACTTCCATATCACCAGCGTCTCCTGCATTACCTGATTGCCCGGACCAGTTCGTGGAATGATTCGTCTACGTTTAGTCGGATCTTGGCGGAGGCCTCCATGTAGGGGATCCGATTCTCCCGGGCGAAGGTCAGCGCTTCCTCCTTGGTCACCTGACGGGAGACGAAAAGCAATTACGAGAGATCCGTGAGAGTCGGAGAAGGAGCCGCGATTCCCATCTTCTTCCTCGGCGTTGACAACTGACTGCGCGTCGGGTGCAGGTTCCTTTTTGTACGTAACGTTGGGGGGCAAACTACCGTCTTGAATGCATTTCATTAACCCTTTCTCGTTTCGCACGGTCTTCTGGAACACGTTGGCCCAGGTCACCACGGAAGAGACGTGAAGCGCACAGTGCGCAGACGTCCGGCCAAGTTCTGCGCATAGACGTTCAGTGAGGACGGGGGGGGTCTCACCTGTCTCTGGAGATCCAGATCTGCCTTGTTCCCCACCAGGATCATAGGGAACTCATCTCGGTCCTTGACACGTAGGATCTGCGTGTGAAACTTGCTGATCTCATTGAAGCTGGGGAGAGAAGAAGGCGGTAATGGCGTCACCTTCATGTGGCTCTCAGAGCAAAGTCTGCCCCAAATACAAGCATTTACGTAAAGAAAACAGTCACTAAAGATGGATGACCCCTTTAAGGTGTATTGAACATGCAGTCATCAAGCACAAAGCAGGATCTGACATGAGCCCCGATGGCAGGAGCCACAATGCGCGTGTTGTGTTACAATATCAACCCATAATTGGATTATAAAAGCCGTAATGAAGACAAAAATCTAAAACCGCCGTCAGACGCATCCTCGCCCCTGTCTGCCATTGTGTGGAGCAAGGACTGTAGGATAAGACTATTTAAAGTACCCAGACATCGCAGACGCCAAGTCTCATTTCCTCCCTGTAACACCAACTATCAATTATTAAGATGGGGGGAGGGGAGGTTAGAGCCGTATAATGGGGAGAAAATGCTCAGAtcattggtg
Encoded here:
- the RRAS gene encoding ras-related protein R-Ras: MSAKDTSAPVEKYKLVVVGGGGVGKSALTIQFIQSYFVSDYDPTIEDSYTKICNIDGKQTRLDILDTAGQEEFGAMREQYMRTGEGFLLIFAINDRGSFNEISKFHTQILRVKDRDEFPMILVGNKADLDLQRQVTKEEALTFARENRIPYMEASAKIRLNVDESFHELVRAIRKFQELECPPTPAVHPKKKESKSCPCVIL